The proteins below come from a single Streptosporangiales bacterium genomic window:
- the selD gene encoding selenide, water dikinase SelD, giving the protein MTPPKPRLTQFSHGAGUACKLAPGELTQVLRHLTPAVHPDLLVGAETGDDAAVWRLDAERALVITVDFITPVVDDARTWGRIAATNSISDVYAMGGRPLFALNVVAWNSDELPASLLSEVLGGADDIAAEAGYVTVGGHTVDDPEPKFGLVVVGEAHPDRLLTNAGVRPGDHLVLTKRLGIGIATTAIKQGTATAEITRAAVQTMTTSNAKASSAALAANASGATDVTGFGLLGHLARMAEASRIDAVLHTADVPILPGVRELADQGTVPGGTRRNLDWTRPMLDLPDENIDETTLLLLADAQTSGGLLFAAAPERAEQAVAELTAAGDHATVIGHAEPGTGRIRLR; this is encoded by the coding sequence ATGACACCGCCGAAGCCACGGCTGACCCAGTTCAGTCACGGCGCGGGCTGAGCCTGCAAGCTCGCTCCCGGCGAGCTGACGCAGGTCCTGCGTCACCTGACCCCAGCGGTCCACCCCGATCTACTCGTCGGGGCCGAGACCGGCGACGACGCCGCCGTGTGGCGGCTCGATGCCGAACGCGCGCTCGTCATCACCGTCGACTTCATCACTCCGGTGGTCGACGACGCCAGGACCTGGGGCAGGATCGCCGCGACCAACTCGATCTCCGACGTATACGCGATGGGCGGCCGGCCGCTGTTCGCGCTCAACGTCGTCGCGTGGAACAGTGACGAGCTGCCCGCGTCGCTGCTCTCCGAGGTGCTCGGTGGCGCCGACGACATCGCGGCCGAGGCCGGGTACGTCACCGTCGGCGGACACACCGTCGACGATCCGGAGCCCAAGTTCGGTCTCGTCGTGGTCGGCGAGGCCCACCCCGATCGGCTGCTGACGAACGCGGGTGTGCGACCCGGCGACCACCTGGTACTGACCAAGCGACTCGGCATCGGCATCGCCACCACCGCGATCAAGCAGGGCACTGCGACCGCGGAGATCACCCGCGCCGCGGTGCAGACGATGACCACCAGCAACGCCAAGGCGAGCAGTGCCGCCCTCGCCGCGAACGCCTCCGGCGCCACCGACGTCACGGGCTTCGGGCTGCTCGGCCACCTCGCCCGGATGGCCGAGGCGTCCCGCATCGACGCCGTCCTCCACACCGCGGACGTCCCGATCCTGCCCGGCGTGCGCGAGCTGGCCGACCAGGGCACCGTGCCCGGCGGCACCCGTCGCAACCTGGACTGGACACGTCCGATGCTCGACCTGCCCGACGAGAACATCGACGAGACCACGCTGCTGCTACTCGCCGACGCGCAGACCTCCGGCGGCCTGCTGTTCGCGGCCGCACCCGAGCGGGCAGAGCAGGCCGTCGCCGAGCTGACCGCGGCCGGCGACCATGCGACGGTCATCGGGCACGCCGAGCCGGGAACCGGACGCATCCGCCTTCGCTGA
- a CDS encoding peptidoglycan-binding protein, with protein MLSSALVAGAVATAAPAQAAPTVNMEAVVKAAQWDPYKPDQSITPGAGDSVKAVEQALAAKDMLASRYVDGHFGTTTIDGYAKYQRSLGYSGLDASGLPGKTSLAKLGDGRYTLSNTLSVGARSTMDGETVNARTAAMIKEAEGKAGENLTLTQGSYTSETGASAGTHDGGGAVDISISGVSDVDGTVTALRQVGFAAWHRTPAQGFDHHIHAVAISDTDMSPEAQAQIGDYYKGLNGLAGHGADDGPQVAKVTWEEYKRS; from the coding sequence ATGCTGTCCAGCGCCCTGGTCGCCGGGGCCGTGGCGACGGCCGCGCCGGCACAGGCGGCGCCGACGGTCAACATGGAGGCCGTGGTCAAGGCGGCCCAGTGGGACCCGTACAAGCCCGACCAGTCGATCACGCCGGGCGCCGGTGACAGCGTCAAGGCCGTCGAGCAGGCGCTCGCGGCGAAGGACATGTTGGCGAGCAGGTACGTCGACGGGCACTTCGGCACGACCACCATCGACGGCTACGCGAAGTACCAGCGGTCGCTCGGCTACAGCGGTCTGGACGCCTCCGGTCTGCCGGGCAAGACGTCGCTGGCGAAGCTCGGCGACGGACGGTACACGCTGAGCAACACCCTCAGCGTGGGCGCCAGGTCCACGATGGACGGTGAGACGGTCAACGCGCGCACCGCCGCCATGATCAAGGAGGCGGAGGGCAAGGCGGGCGAGAACCTCACCCTGACCCAGGGCTCGTACACCTCCGAAACCGGTGCCTCGGCGGGCACCCACGACGGTGGCGGCGCCGTGGACATCTCGATCTCCGGCGTGTCCGACGTCGATGGCACCGTGACGGCGCTCCGCCAGGTCGGCTTCGCGGCGTGGCACCGCACCCCGGCGCAGGGGTTCGACCACCACATCCACGCCGTCGCGATCAGTGACACCGACATGTCGCCCGAGGCACAGGCACAGATCGGTGACTACTACAAGGGTCTCAACGGTCTCGCGGGCCATGGCGCGGACGACGGTCCCCAGGTGGCGAAGGTGACCTGGGAGGAGTACAAGCGCAGCTGA
- a CDS encoding peptidoglycan DD-metalloendopeptidase family protein yields MPFPCGYTADANTRSDHSPPQAVDFQKSGIDGDSVLASAAGTVSRVENEGGDSYGRWIEIDHGGGAATRYAHLSVQGVSEGEKVSLGEKIGNAGNTGGSSGPHLHYEQLENGNPVRVTLGGQAVPYYGETSFTSKNNCGGNPHTAEEVCGAGYSVIDSAKLGSAGDAYLLYSSSSGKNCVATLKRTNVGKATATSAFLEVEGSKRATDSGDFKYYAGPVAASAKATCVKWGGSVGAEKYESGFEHCD; encoded by the coding sequence ATGCCGTTCCCGTGTGGGTACACCGCCGACGCCAACACCCGATCCGACCACAGTCCGCCGCAGGCCGTGGACTTCCAGAAGTCCGGTATCGACGGTGACTCGGTCCTCGCCTCGGCCGCCGGCACCGTCAGTCGGGTCGAGAACGAAGGCGGCGACAGCTACGGCAGGTGGATCGAGATCGACCACGGTGGCGGGGCGGCTACCCGGTACGCGCACCTGTCGGTGCAGGGTGTCAGCGAGGGCGAGAAGGTCTCCCTCGGCGAGAAGATCGGCAACGCAGGGAACACCGGCGGGTCGTCCGGGCCGCACCTTCACTACGAGCAGCTCGAGAACGGCAACCCGGTGCGCGTCACGCTCGGCGGCCAGGCCGTTCCGTACTACGGCGAGACGTCCTTCACCAGCAAGAACAACTGTGGCGGCAACCCGCACACGGCCGAAGAGGTCTGCGGTGCCGGCTACTCCGTCATCGACTCCGCGAAGCTCGGGAGCGCCGGTGACGCGTACCTGCTCTACAGCTCGAGCAGCGGCAAGAACTGCGTGGCCACGCTGAAGCGGACCAACGTCGGCAAGGCGACAGCGACGTCGGCGTTCCTCGAGGTCGAGGGATCGAAGCGAGCGACCGACTCCGGCGACTTCAAGTACTACGCAGGACCGGTCGCGGCCAGCGCCAAGGCGACCTGCGTGAAGTGGGGCGGGTCCGTCGGAGCGGAGAAGTACGAGAGCGGCTTCGAGCACTGCGACTGA
- a CDS encoding glycosyltransferase has protein sequence MKALVLAHGTRGDVQPYAALAVAMRDAGHDVLLGAPAAFAPLAEPYGLPFAALHDGPNTLMDDPQIRQAIDTNYRGVRGKLTAVEVIRRTKPLMARVLGDMATAAAGGADVVVHPPGIPAHHLAERMGVPAVPACMQPVWVPTRTFRNPMIPLPLPKALNRASYRLLVLALRTMAGLGDTWRADTLGLPRRRRQRDILRRPDGGPATVLHGFSRHLLPEPLDYPESVHTTGFWFLPAARDWVPSQGLTDFLAAGASPVSIGFGSMAGTDPGRIGRVVTDAVRLAGVRAVLVTGWGGIDPTDLPDDVLVLDQAPHDWLFPRMAANVHHGGSGTTGAALAAGRPQVVCPFVADQPFWAARAHAMGVSPAPQPQRRLTPDGLATSIRQAVTDDTMAARASRLGDLIRAEDGVHHAVRIIEATVERQVRSL, from the coding sequence ATGAAGGCACTGGTCCTGGCCCACGGCACCCGCGGCGACGTCCAGCCCTACGCCGCGTTGGCCGTGGCCATGCGCGACGCGGGCCACGACGTCCTGCTCGGCGCGCCGGCGGCCTTCGCGCCGCTCGCGGAACCGTACGGACTGCCGTTCGCGGCCCTGCACGACGGACCGAACACCCTCATGGACGATCCGCAGATCCGGCAGGCGATCGACACGAACTACCGCGGCGTACGAGGCAAGCTGACCGCGGTCGAGGTCATCCGCCGCACCAAGCCGCTGATGGCCCGGGTCCTCGGCGACATGGCGACCGCCGCCGCAGGCGGAGCCGACGTGGTGGTGCACCCGCCCGGCATCCCCGCGCACCACCTCGCCGAGCGAATGGGCGTGCCCGCCGTACCCGCCTGCATGCAACCGGTCTGGGTGCCCACCCGAACGTTTCGCAACCCGATGATTCCTCTCCCGTTGCCGAAGGCGCTCAACCGGGCCAGCTACCGGCTGCTCGTCCTCGCCCTGCGCACCATGGCCGGGCTCGGTGACACCTGGCGTGCCGACACGCTCGGCCTGCCTCGGCGCCGCCGGCAACGTGACATCCTGCGCCGTCCCGACGGCGGTCCCGCCACCGTGCTGCACGGATTCAGCCGCCACCTGCTGCCCGAGCCACTGGACTACCCGGAGTCCGTGCACACCACCGGCTTCTGGTTCCTCCCCGCCGCTCGAGACTGGGTCCCCTCGCAGGGCCTCACGGACTTCCTGGCAGCCGGCGCGTCGCCGGTGTCCATCGGGTTCGGCAGCATGGCCGGTACCGACCCCGGACGCATCGGCCGGGTTGTCACCGACGCCGTCCGTCTCGCCGGCGTCCGAGCGGTCCTGGTCACCGGCTGGGGCGGCATCGACCCGACCGACCTTCCCGACGATGTCCTCGTGCTCGACCAGGCGCCCCACGACTGGCTCTTCCCGCGCATGGCCGCCAACGTCCACCACGGCGGCAGCGGAACCACCGGAGCCGCGCTGGCCGCCGGACGGCCTCAGGTGGTCTGTCCGTTCGTCGCCGACCAACCCTTCTGGGCGGCACGCGCCCACGCGATGGGAGTCAGTCCCGCCCCGCAGCCCCAGCGCCGACTCACCCCCGACGGACTCGCCACCTCGATCCGCCAGGCCGTCACCGACGACACGATGGCCGCCCGCGCGTCACGTCTCGGCGACCTGATCCGTGCCGAGGACGGCGTCCACCACGCCGTGCGCATCATCGAAGCAACCGTCGAACGACAGGTCCGGAGCCTGTAA
- a CDS encoding CBS domain-containing protein, which translates to MRARDLVGEFPMVGMDMPAVEAARLLAAQNLPGLIVVDDHGHPATILPGTQVLQLVVPSYIQDDPIVARVIDEDHADLFLTELGDRTVRECLPAQRRELPVVDPDASVLEIAALMARTRCPLVAVVDEDTVLGAITLDALLDRMLGT; encoded by the coding sequence GTGCGTGCGCGAGATCTCGTCGGTGAGTTCCCGATGGTGGGGATGGACATGCCGGCGGTCGAGGCGGCCCGACTGCTGGCCGCACAGAACCTTCCCGGGCTGATCGTGGTCGACGATCACGGGCACCCCGCGACGATCCTGCCCGGCACACAGGTGCTGCAGCTCGTGGTCCCTTCCTACATCCAGGACGACCCGATCGTGGCGCGGGTGATCGACGAGGACCACGCCGACCTGTTCCTGACCGAGCTCGGTGACCGCACCGTCCGCGAGTGCCTGCCAGCGCAGCGGCGCGAGCTGCCGGTCGTCGATCCGGACGCCAGCGTCCTGGAGATCGCCGCGCTGATGGCGCGCACGCGGTGCCCGCTGGTCGCGGTGGTCGACGAGGACACGGTGCTCGGTGCCATCACCCTGGACGCCCTGCTGGACCGGATGCTCGGCACGTGA
- a CDS encoding ABC transporter permease, which produces MSRAVLAFGRNDVRNLRRESLLFGIVFAPLVWIAMVRLATPPVTDLVAARYGVDLVPHYPVILTAFLLLTSPIVVGGVGAFLVLDERDAGTFAVLLVMPTPMRSYLGYRAATVVAVTATYVVATMAASGLVPLGQMPALVPIGLLTGLSGLVIGLVLLRLARNMVKGLAVMRALGIVVAGLPLIPYFLGPQWQYPFWLLPPYWPAKTYWLLSTGDTWWPYLLAGIAYHVPLIWLLYRRFLRSLD; this is translated from the coding sequence ATGTCGCGCGCGGTGCTGGCATTCGGACGCAACGACGTACGCAACCTGCGGCGCGAGTCACTGTTGTTCGGCATCGTCTTCGCGCCGCTCGTCTGGATCGCCATGGTGCGGTTGGCGACGCCTCCGGTCACCGACCTGGTCGCCGCACGTTACGGCGTCGACCTGGTGCCGCACTACCCGGTGATCCTCACCGCGTTCCTGCTCCTGACGAGTCCGATCGTCGTCGGAGGTGTGGGGGCGTTCCTCGTCCTGGACGAACGCGACGCGGGTACCTTCGCGGTCCTGCTGGTCATGCCGACGCCGATGCGGTCCTATCTCGGCTACCGAGCCGCCACCGTCGTCGCCGTCACGGCGACCTACGTCGTCGCCACCATGGCCGCGAGCGGGCTGGTGCCACTCGGCCAGATGCCGGCGCTCGTCCCGATCGGCCTGCTCACCGGCCTGTCCGGACTGGTCATCGGTCTCGTCCTGCTGCGCCTCGCGCGTAACATGGTCAAAGGACTCGCCGTCATGCGCGCCCTCGGCATCGTCGTCGCCGGCCTCCCGCTGATCCCCTACTTCCTCGGGCCGCAGTGGCAGTACCCGTTCTGGCTGCTCCCGCCGTACTGGCCGGCGAAGACCTACTGGCTCCTCAGCACGGGCGACACCTGGTGGCCCTACCTGCTGGCAGGGATCGCCTATCACGTGCCACTGATCTGGCTGCTGTACCGGCGCTTCCTCCGCAGCCTCGACTGA
- a CDS encoding fluoroquinolone transporter permease has protein sequence MSRLGVALRLEVRLQWRYRFLHAGVFSGVMWLALLLPLPHDLRSAAEPYVILGDLTIVGYFFIAGAVFFEKGDRTVYALAATPLRFVEYLAAKVITLTSLSVVLAVFVAATTHGLDFRLPYLLLGGALGTVLMLMVSFVSSMPFTSISNWFLPSVGPLAVFTLPVFHFSGVWEAPWFYAIPTHGPLLLLGAAFDQKTLAAWQVGYGVLYPLLFAGLMYVPARRMFDRYVVARTGGA, from the coding sequence GTGAGCCGGTTGGGTGTCGCGTTGCGCCTCGAGGTGAGGTTGCAGTGGCGGTACCGCTTCCTCCATGCCGGGGTGTTCTCCGGCGTCATGTGGCTGGCGCTGCTGCTGCCTCTGCCGCACGACCTGCGCTCCGCCGCGGAGCCGTACGTGATCCTGGGCGATCTCACGATCGTCGGCTACTTCTTCATCGCCGGCGCGGTGTTCTTCGAGAAGGGCGACCGCACGGTCTACGCCCTGGCGGCCACACCGCTGCGGTTCGTCGAGTACCTGGCCGCGAAGGTGATCACGCTGACGTCCCTGTCCGTGGTCCTCGCGGTCTTCGTCGCCGCCACGACCCACGGTCTCGACTTCCGGCTGCCGTACCTGCTCCTCGGCGGCGCGCTCGGGACCGTGCTGATGCTGATGGTCAGCTTCGTGTCCTCGATGCCGTTCACCTCGATCAGCAACTGGTTCCTGCCATCGGTAGGGCCACTCGCAGTGTTCACGCTCCCGGTGTTCCACTTCTCCGGTGTCTGGGAAGCCCCGTGGTTCTACGCGATCCCGACACACGGGCCGCTGTTGCTCCTCGGTGCCGCCTTCGACCAGAAGACGCTCGCGGCCTGGCAGGTCGGGTATGGCGTGCTCTACCCGTTGCTCTTCGCAGGCCTGATGTACGTGCCGGCGCGGCGGATGTTCGACAGGTACGTCGTCGCCAGGACCGGAGGCGCTTGA
- a CDS encoding ATP-binding cassette domain-containing protein → MITVAGLTFRYPGSAEPAVRGMDFEVRRGEVFGFLGPSGAGKSTTQKILIGLLAGHGGSVEVWDREPRAWGPAFYERVGVSFELPNHYLRLTARENLEFFASLYSTPTRDTRELLELVGLEDDADTRVAAFSKGMQMRLVFVRALVHDPELLFLDEPTSGLDPTNARKVKDIVLAEKARGKTVFLTTHDMATADELCDRVAFVVDGRIVALDSPRELKVERSQRRVRVEYRDGSGTLAERDFPMDHLADSRGFLQLLRDERVETIHSKEASLDDVFVETTGRSLT, encoded by the coding sequence ATGATCACCGTGGCCGGTTTGACCTTCCGCTACCCGGGATCTGCCGAGCCGGCGGTGCGCGGCATGGACTTCGAGGTGAGGCGCGGAGAGGTGTTCGGCTTCCTGGGCCCCAGTGGAGCCGGCAAGTCGACGACACAGAAGATCCTCATCGGCCTGCTCGCAGGTCACGGCGGCAGCGTGGAGGTGTGGGACAGGGAGCCACGGGCGTGGGGGCCCGCGTTCTACGAACGCGTCGGAGTCTCGTTCGAGCTGCCGAACCATTACCTGAGGCTGACCGCCAGGGAGAACCTCGAGTTCTTCGCGTCGCTCTATTCCACGCCGACGCGCGACACACGTGAGCTGTTGGAGTTGGTGGGACTCGAGGACGACGCCGACACCCGCGTCGCCGCGTTCTCCAAGGGCATGCAGATGCGGTTGGTGTTCGTCCGCGCGCTCGTCCACGATCCCGAGCTGTTGTTCCTCGACGAGCCGACATCGGGCCTGGACCCGACGAACGCGCGGAAGGTCAAGGACATCGTGCTCGCGGAGAAGGCGCGGGGAAAGACGGTGTTCCTGACGACCCATGACATGGCCACCGCGGACGAACTGTGCGACCGGGTGGCGTTCGTGGTCGACGGCCGGATCGTCGCGCTCGACTCGCCGAGGGAGCTCAAGGTCGAGCGGAGTCAGCGCCGGGTTCGGGTCGAGTATCGCGACGGATCCGGAACCCTGGCGGAGCGCGACTTCCCGATGGACCACCTCGCGGATAGTCGCGGGTTCCTCCAGCTGTTGCGAGACGAGCGGGTAGAGACGATCCACAGCAAGGAGGCATCGCTCGACGACGTCTTCGTGGAGACGACGGGCAGGAGCCTGACGTGA
- a CDS encoding TetR family transcriptional regulator produces MPPAFGTGERERIDAILCDAARRLFTTQGLRKTSLDELVRPAGIAKSSFYAFYPSKEELYIELMFREVPALQARLLDRLFEESGDTADAIRRFLYGVLDIQQNNALYHRLVTHPDELEAVSRRLTPGRLEEAKQLVTGPIIEFIERAQRDGELVDAEPDVVLGVMQAVMLVPLEAHRLDPATYPQALEMLIDLVATGLTRQGATGGGRRRSASR; encoded by the coding sequence ATGCCGCCGGCCTTCGGCACCGGGGAGCGCGAACGCATCGACGCGATCCTGTGTGACGCCGCCCGACGCCTGTTCACGACGCAGGGGTTGCGCAAGACGTCGCTCGACGAGCTCGTCAGGCCTGCCGGGATAGCGAAGAGCAGCTTCTACGCGTTCTATCCCTCGAAGGAGGAGCTCTACATCGAGCTGATGTTCCGCGAGGTTCCCGCCCTGCAGGCCCGACTTCTCGACCGACTCTTCGAGGAGTCGGGCGACACGGCTGACGCCATTCGCCGGTTCCTGTACGGGGTACTCGACATTCAGCAGAACAACGCGCTGTACCACCGGTTGGTCACGCACCCCGACGAGCTGGAGGCCGTGTCGAGAAGACTGACCCCCGGCCGGCTGGAGGAGGCGAAGCAGCTCGTCACCGGCCCGATCATCGAGTTCATCGAACGCGCTCAGCGCGACGGCGAGCTGGTGGATGCGGAGCCCGACGTCGTGCTCGGTGTCATGCAGGCCGTCATGCTCGTGCCGCTCGAGGCACACCGGCTCGACCCGGCGACGTATCCCCAGGCCCTGGAGATGCTCATCGACCTGGTCGCGACCGGCCTGACCCGGCAGGGCGCGACAGGCGGCGGGAGAAGGAGGTCCGCGTCGAGATGA
- a CDS encoding ABC transporter permease, translated as MTGARALAAACRVEAGKLRHSRAPVLSAAGIALAPVMTGVFVVALRAPRRSSELVAGKADLFGAAATWPGFVQLLLTVYVAGGLVVTGVVSAWIFGREFSDRTAADLLATPVSRSAIVTAKFAVTAVWCAVLAAVVLAGGLLVGAVLGLPGWTDVVVVDAAAKVAAVYAFNVLLTTPIAFAASAGRGYLPAVGLVMVLVVLAQTLAMVGAGTWFPWSVPAFATGVVAPDAGTVGPVGYLLVGLVAVAGAGLTAAWWQRADHR; from the coding sequence GTGACCGGCGCGCGTGCGCTGGCCGCGGCGTGCCGGGTCGAAGCCGGCAAGCTGCGCCACTCCCGGGCGCCGGTGCTGTCTGCGGCCGGGATCGCGCTGGCTCCGGTGATGACCGGGGTGTTCGTGGTCGCGCTCCGCGCCCCGCGGCGGTCCTCCGAGCTGGTCGCGGGCAAGGCGGACCTGTTCGGTGCGGCCGCGACGTGGCCCGGCTTCGTCCAGCTGCTGCTCACCGTCTACGTCGCCGGCGGACTGGTCGTGACCGGCGTGGTCTCGGCGTGGATCTTCGGTCGGGAGTTCAGCGACCGCACGGCCGCCGACCTGCTCGCCACGCCCGTGTCGCGATCGGCGATCGTGACGGCGAAGTTCGCCGTCACCGCCGTGTGGTGCGCCGTGCTCGCCGCGGTCGTGCTCGCCGGAGGCCTGCTCGTCGGAGCCGTGCTCGGCCTGCCCGGGTGGACCGACGTCGTGGTCGTCGACGCCGCGGCGAAGGTCGCGGCCGTCTACGCGTTCAACGTCCTGCTCACCACGCCGATCGCGTTCGCGGCGAGCGCCGGGCGCGGCTACCTGCCGGCGGTCGGCCTCGTCATGGTGCTGGTGGTCCTCGCCCAGACACTGGCGATGGTGGGCGCGGGTACGTGGTTCCCATGGTCGGTCCCCGCGTTCGCGACGGGTGTCGTCGCACCGGACGCGGGCACGGTCGGGCCCGTCGGGTACCTGCTCGTCGGGCTGGTCGCCGTCGCCGGGGCCGGCCTCACCGCGGCCTGGTGGCAGCGCGCCGACCACCGCTGA
- a CDS encoding ATP-binding cassette domain-containing protein, with protein MPAVETRDLTKRYGGVVAVDGVALRIEPGQIYGLVGLNGAGKSTLIRMLLGMTRPSRGMVTLFGGRVSSGRGPWRRVGYLVDGAHAYPGMTVDQNLEIARRLHGIADRRAVDRAVDLLDLGAYRHRRAGQLSLGNGQRLGLAKALLPRPDLLVLDEPGNGLDPAAVVALRELLRRCAGAGVAVLLSSHVLAEVARLATRVGIIDRGRLLTELDGSDLTRRARTHLLVDAVDRPAARRVLDAHGVRVVGDTPEGLVVVDDDAVEHPDRVASLLVDASVPPTALHVRREDLEGFFLRLLAEHGDRTGVGRAS; from the coding sequence GTGCCCGCGGTCGAGACCCGTGACCTGACGAAGCGGTACGGCGGCGTGGTCGCCGTCGATGGCGTCGCGCTGCGGATCGAGCCGGGCCAGATCTACGGCCTGGTCGGGCTCAACGGCGCCGGCAAGTCGACCTTGATCAGGATGCTGCTTGGCATGACCCGGCCGTCGCGTGGCATGGTCACGCTCTTCGGTGGACGGGTCTCGTCCGGCAGGGGGCCGTGGCGTCGGGTCGGCTACCTGGTCGACGGCGCGCACGCGTATCCGGGCATGACCGTGGACCAGAACCTCGAGATCGCCAGGCGGTTGCACGGCATCGCCGACCGGCGCGCCGTCGACCGCGCGGTGGACCTCCTCGACCTCGGTGCGTACCGGCACCGTCGCGCCGGGCAGCTGTCGTTGGGGAACGGCCAGCGACTCGGTCTGGCCAAGGCGCTGCTGCCCCGGCCCGACCTGCTCGTCCTCGACGAGCCGGGCAACGGACTCGACCCGGCCGCCGTCGTCGCCCTGCGCGAGCTGCTCCGCCGGTGCGCGGGTGCCGGCGTCGCCGTCCTGCTGTCGAGTCACGTGCTGGCCGAGGTCGCGCGGCTCGCGACCCGGGTCGGCATCATCGACCGGGGGCGTCTCCTCACGGAGCTGGACGGCAGCGACCTGACCCGTCGCGCACGGACCCACCTGCTCGTCGACGCCGTCGACCGGCCCGCCGCACGGCGCGTGCTCGATGCGCACGGCGTGCGCGTCGTCGGCGACACACCGGAGGGCCTGGTCGTCGTCGACGACGACGCTGTCGAACACCCGGACCGGGTGGCGTCGCTGCTCGTCGACGCGTCGGTGCCGCCGACGGCGCTGCATGTCCGGCGGGAGGACCTCGAGGGGTTCTTCCTGCGACTGCTCGCCGAACACGGCGACCGCACCGGGGTCGGGCGGGCGTCGTGA
- a CDS encoding TetR family transcriptional regulator has product MRLFAERGYHATTVADVADAAEVSSMTVFRHFPTKEALVLADDYDPTIAARIAARPAGEPLLRRIGWSLVEGVAELSADEFDLVLARVRLVHATPALRARHWETQFQTAQAIVDGLSDGLDDDEVFRVRVTAEVCLAAAGVAFFRWAEADGRADLTALMEQALSVVVGEAHP; this is encoded by the coding sequence ATGCGGTTGTTCGCCGAGCGCGGCTACCACGCCACGACGGTGGCCGACGTCGCGGACGCGGCCGAGGTCTCGTCGATGACCGTGTTCCGGCACTTCCCCACCAAGGAGGCTCTGGTACTCGCCGACGACTACGACCCGACGATCGCGGCACGGATCGCCGCGCGACCGGCCGGGGAACCGCTCCTGCGCAGGATCGGCTGGAGCCTGGTCGAGGGCGTCGCCGAGCTGTCCGCGGACGAGTTCGACCTCGTGCTCGCCCGGGTGCGGCTGGTGCATGCGACCCCGGCGTTGCGGGCGCGGCACTGGGAGACGCAGTTCCAGACCGCTCAGGCCATCGTCGACGGCCTGAGCGACGGGCTCGACGACGACGAGGTGTTCCGGGTGCGCGTCACCGCGGAGGTGTGCCTGGCCGCCGCGGGCGTCGCGTTCTTCCGCTGGGCCGAGGCCGACGGGCGCGCCGACCTGACCGCGCTGATGGAGCAGGCGCTCTCCGTCGTCGTCGGCGAGGCGCACCCGTGA
- the crcB gene encoding fluoride efflux transporter CrcB, which yields MTAVLLVVVGGAIGAPLRYVTDRLVQQRHDQLFPWGTLTVNAVGSLILGVVAGLSSAGVVPAWVAVLVGTGFCGALTTFSTFSYETLRLLEEGAPLEAALNVAASLVIGLGAATAGYAAVGYLV from the coding sequence ATGACAGCGGTGCTCCTGGTCGTTGTCGGCGGCGCGATCGGCGCACCGCTGCGCTACGTCACCGATCGACTCGTTCAGCAACGGCATGACCAGCTCTTCCCCTGGGGAACTCTCACCGTCAACGCGGTCGGCTCCCTGATCCTCGGCGTCGTCGCGGGGCTGTCGAGCGCAGGTGTGGTCCCCGCCTGGGTCGCGGTCCTGGTCGGCACCGGATTCTGCGGCGCCCTCACCACGTTCTCCACCTTCAGCTACGAGACGCTGCGCCTCCTCGAGGAAGGCGCACCACTGGAGGCGGCGCTGAACGTCGCCGCCAGCCTCGTGATCGGACTCGGCGCCGCCACCGCCGGCTACGCCGCGGTCGGCTACCTGGTCTGA
- the crcB gene encoding fluoride efflux transporter CrcB produces MRRHAGVLAVISGGGAVGSVARYLVELALPTRPGSFPWGTFAVNIVGCLLVGLLMVLVTEVWQTGRYLRPFLGVGVLGGFTTFSTLAVETHALAARGQWLLTNVYVVGSVLAGLTAVWVGVILARLLARRPLGRRARR; encoded by the coding sequence ATGCGCCGGCACGCCGGCGTCCTCGCCGTCATCTCGGGCGGTGGCGCGGTGGGCAGCGTGGCCCGCTACCTCGTCGAGCTCGCGCTCCCGACCCGGCCCGGCTCGTTCCCCTGGGGAACGTTCGCCGTCAACATCGTCGGCTGCCTGCTCGTCGGCCTGCTGATGGTGCTCGTCACCGAGGTGTGGCAGACCGGCCGGTACCTGCGCCCCTTTCTGGGAGTGGGTGTGCTCGGCGGCTTCACCACGTTCTCGACGCTGGCCGTCGAGACACACGCGCTCGCCGCGCGGGGCCAGTGGCTGCTCACCAACGTCTACGTCGTCGGCTCCGTCCTGGCCGGATTGACGGCCGTGTGGGTCGGCGTGATCCTGGCCCGGTTGCTCGCTCGCCGCCCCCTCGGACGCCGGGCGCGGCGATGA